ATCTATCATCATCGACGTATCCACCGGAACGACAAGTTTCGCATCGCTTTTGCATTCATGTCTGGCAAACATTGCAAGCATCTCATCTCCGGTGATGAATTCTCCGTTCTCGTCCACCGTCATCATCCTGTCCGCATCTCCGTCCTGTGCAATACCAATATCCGCTCCGAATTCCTTCATCGCTTTTTTGAGTAATGTCAGGTTTGCATCGTTCGGTTCCGGATTCCGTGCAGGGAAGTGTCCGTCGGGCTGTGAGTTCAATGTTATGACCTCACATCCGATCTCCCTCAGCACATAAGGTGTGATAGTACTGGCAGCACCACATCCACAATCTATTATCACGCGTTTTGATGATCTTTCAACATTTTTCACGATCATCTCGATGTGCTGTCTGATCGCATTGCTGTCTTCGGTCAGGTTGCCGATCATGTTCCATCTGACAGGCTCGAACGTCTCATTTTCAATGATCTCCTCTATCTCTTCCTGCTGGCCCGAATCGAATGCCATTCCATCAGGATTCCACAATTTGATCCCTACATATTCCGAAGGATTGTGTGATGCGGTTATCATTACTCCACATTCATAGTTCCTGGATGCATAGGCAAGTGTGGGGGTGCTTACCATTCCGATGCGTACGACATTGCAACCAGAGGAAAGGAGACCTGATATAACAGCATGTTCTATCATTTTCCCTGCAACTCGCGGGTCACGTCCGATAACTGCCGTTCCTTTTGTCTTTCCAAGAGCAAGTCCGACCTTCAACGCAAGATCTACAGTTATGTCCTTGTTAGTAATGCCTCTTATACCGGATGATCCGAATAACTTCATGTGATAACTCCGTATTTTCATTCGACAGTAACGCTCTTTGCAAGGTTCTTCGGTTTATCTATGGAACATCCTCTTGCAAGGGCGGTATAATAAGCAAGCAGTTGTAAAAGCACGGTTGATAGTACTGGTGAGAGTATTTCCTCTGTTGCAGGTACGCGCAAGACCCAGTCCACATATTTCTCTATTTCAGTATCATCCACATTGGCCACAGCTATGACCTTTGCTTCTCTTGCTTTTATTTCCTTGATATTGCTCAGGATCTTCTCATACACATGACCTTTTGTGGCGATGGCAACGACCGGTGTTCCGTCCTCTATAAGCGCAAGAGGTCCGTGTTTAAGTTCGCCACCTGCAAATCCTTCTGCATGTATATATGATATTTCTTTAAGCTTCAAAGCACCTTCAAGTGCAATAGGATAATTAAGGTGTCTTCCAATAAAGAAATAATCTCTCTCTTTTGCGAACATCTCTGCACATTCGCGGATCG
This genomic stretch from Methanococcoides sp. AM1 harbors:
- the glmM gene encoding phosphoglucosamine mutase, with product MKLFGSSGIRGITNKDITVDLALKVGLALGKTKGTAVIGRDPRVAGKMIEHAVISGLLSSGCNVVRIGMVSTPTLAYASRNYECGVMITASHNPSEYVGIKLWNPDGMAFDSGQQEEIEEIIENETFEPVRWNMIGNLTEDSNAIRQHIEMIVKNVERSSKRVIIDCGCGAASTITPYVLREIGCEVITLNSQPDGHFPARNPEPNDANLTLLKKAMKEFGADIGIAQDGDADRMMTVDENGEFITGDEMLAMFARHECKSDAKLVVPVDTSMMIDDALPDSTVVRTKVGDVYVAEEIKRSKADFGGEPSGSWIFPAISYCPDGIYAAAKVMELIQEKMLSELKGELPHYPTRRGTVKCDNDKKDSAMALVRSELGPSGEIMDIDGIRVDMEEGWVLVRPSGTEPKIRITAEAREGADKLYDMAENIVKRGVA